TCATCTTGCTGAAGTACCACCATTCCGTCCATAGCCAGTCTGGATCGAGATAAGTCGTTCTCCGGAATGAGATATTCGATTCTCCGGACTCCAAATCGATAACTAAGTAGTAGTCGTACTCATAGTCTTCCCACTGAGACGCATTGTGATCAAGTATGTTTGCCACGACAATCACTCTTGGAGACTGGCCGCCGAGGATAAGAACTTGTGTATAGTCTGGCGGGCCATCACGTGTAATCGAATCCAAGTACGATTCTTCAATTGAAACCGCCTGAACAGCTTCCCCCATACGCAAAACATAAAAAACGGTGTCGTTTCGCACCGCCGCCCATCCAAAAGTCGAGTCATCCATCCAGTGCTGAACATCCCAAGCAGTCACATTTTCCGGCAATTCAAATTCCGCAACCAACTCAAGCGGAATGATGGCTTGAGCGGATAGTGGGATGAGGGATAATAGGAAGATTAATAATATGTGGCGCATAAGTGGCCTTTCAGATTCCGGCGGGGAACCGCGGGCGACACGCCTGCCGCCCCTACAATATAATATAGCCTCGAATCGGCCTATTCACAAGGGATTTTGGTTACACAAAGCAAGACCTAATTTGCTATACATTTCACAAACTCGGAGCTAAACTACGGATTGTATATCGTTTATATACAGGATTTAGAAATTTTTTTAGGGTGCCTAAAATGCTTGACTTTGCGGTGATTCACAAGCTATATTAGAACAAGGGTTCCAATCAAAGGGAGGTTGGGGTGAAGTTGTCGGAAGTCTTGTTTGAGAAGGGGACACGGGTGTATACGGCACAGGAAAGCGATCCGGTGCTGTCGGCAGTCGAGACTTTGGTGTCCCACAATATCGGCGCGCTGGCCATTCTGGACAGTGAGAACAATCTGGTGGGAATCTTTTCCGAGCGGGATATTCTCCGGCTTGTGTCGCGGAATGCCGGACAACTGGCCAAGCTGACGGTGGGCGAATTTATGACCCGCGATGTTGTCACAGGCCATCCGGAGCAATCGGTGGATGAGGCCATGTCACGGATGACAGAGAAACGGATTCGCCACCTGCCGATTATTCAGCACCGGAAACTGGTGGGCATGATTTCCATCGGAGATCTTGTGAAGGCCAGACTGGAAGAGACCGAGTATCACAAGCAGCAGATGGAGAATCTGGTGCTGGGAAGATATCCAGCTTGAAAGGCAGGAATGCCGGACCCGGTGCACATGCGCGGCGCAGCGAGTATCCGGCAGGTGGGAATGGCGGTTTGATTTAATGGAAACTTAAGGTACTCTGGAGCTGGGAAGATACTTGTTTGAAGTGCCTGAAACGCACGGCAAGTACCGCGCATCCAGACAATAAAAACGCCCGATGCAAATCGGGCGTTTTCGTTTACAATGTAGAGACGTGCTCTATGCATTTCCGCCGAGCTTGGCCCGTTTCAAGAAGGCACGATACTTCTCGGCGTGGGCGGCGATGGTTTTTTCAGGTCCGGTCAGCTTGGTGAAGTAGTTACCGGCCGGAGTTTCGAGCACGGAGGCCAACATTCGATAGCCGGGCTGGTCAGTTGAGGGACCTGTGCCCATGGTGGAGGCGAGCAAGGTACCGCTAATGTCTACGGTAATGACCAGTATCCCATTGTCGAGCTTCATGGAATCCGTCTTGGCCACAGCGGGAGCACCGTTTGGACCGGCCATTTGACTTTCCCAACGCTCGAGGTTGGCCATGGAGCTACCGCCCGTCCCGGGGAAGTGGAAAATCGCGAGTTCGCCATCAGCATTGTCTCCCGCGGCACGAGCGAGCGAAACCTGTCCGAGGCGCATGCTGGAGGCCGGAGTGACCTTTGACCAGCCTTCGGGGAGTTCAGCGAGGAGATGATTGATATCGAGTCCGGGGCCGGAAGTCGCGTGCGGATTCGCCGGACGGTCTCCCATTTGCTTCTCCATGGGTGCCTTTTCGGCCTTCTTTTCGGGCTTCTGGGGAACGCAACCGACAGCCCAGACAACGGCGCATAATGCCAACAAAACTCGGAACATATGAAAAACCCTTTGCTTAAGTGACAGGGTTAAAATAAAGTATTTGCTTTAGAATCGCAAGTTACTGGGACAAATTGACAGAGATTGGCCGCACAGGTTTGAGCTTGCAGGGGTTGGCATAAATGGCTAACTTGTGGCTTAAGCTGGAGCAACTTCTCTCTCGAACAACAGCATGATGGCAGAGCAGACGCAGACGAAGACACGGTATTCGGTGTCAGTCATTATTGTGAACTACAACGGCGGTGACGACGTTGCGGCCTGTTTGGGTTCAGTGATGAAGTCGGACTGTTCTGATGAGCTGGAAGTGATCGTGGTGGACAACGGCTCTTCGGATGGCTCGCAGCAACGGATCAAACGGGAGTTCGCGGAGGTGGAACTTATCGAGCTGGGGGAAAACAAGGGCTTTGCGGCGGGATGCAATGCAGGCATAGGAGCGGCCCATGCGGGAACGATACTGCTGCTGAATCCGGACACGGAAGTGAGTGTGAGTGCGATTAGCCGGATGCACAGCGCGCTGTCGGAACATCCGCACTGGGGGATTGCGGGAGCGCGGATGCGTGACGGGAAGGGAGACGTTTATCGTGCGGCGCGGCGATTTCCGAAACCTCGGGATTTGAGCTATCAAGCGACCGGAATGGCGCGGTTATTCTCAAGTTCGAAGAAATTCAACGGCTATTTGTATGGGGAGCGGAAGATAGAAGAGTTGGACGAGGTTGAGCAGGTGGAGGGGAGCTGTTTGATGATTTCGGCAGCGGCGCGGGAAAAGGTGGGGCTGCTCGATGAGCGGTTTTTCATTTTCTTTGAGGAGGTGGATTGGTGCAAGCGGGTGAAGGATGCGGGGTATGAGATACATGTGGTGAACGACGCGGAAGTATCGCACAAGGTTTCGACGACGATGGGGAAGTACTACGAGTTTACGCGCGCGGTGCATGCACAGAGCGCAATGAAGTATTTTCGCAAGCATGAGGGAGAAGAAGGATATCGGGCGATTCGGACGGTGATGACGAAAGCGCTGCTGCTCAGAGCGGTGATACTGGCGCTGCCGGCACTGTTTGGAATCGGGAACGCGCGACGGAGGTTCACAGGAGCATTGATAGAACGGCGAGCCTATGCGGTGGGGATAGAGTAGGATAATTACAAGATTTGAGCAAGCGGCTACTCATAAATGAGAGGCCGCTTTTTGTTTTGTGCGAATATCGATTCGGTGAATATCAACAGCAAGGAGGTGGGCGAGAAGTGCCGGGTTTGCACCAAGAAATTGCCTGTGCCGCTCGGTGTGCAGGGATGTTGCGCTTTGGCAACGGGCGATGCGGGAGCCAACTTCGAGTGGTCAGGGAGGTGCGGATGGAATTGAAAATGCGATAGTCTCAGCTCGGTGTTCAATGATGCTGACCATAGAGAAGCATGGCGAGAGAACCGGGAAGGGCAGAGTCGTGCGATTGGAGAGATAGTTGCATTCAGAGGGTGAGGCGCGAGGGTCTGCTCTCGTTTAAGAATCGGGATAACTATGCCGATACCAAAGGGAGAGCGTCCGTGCGGCGCCACTCTGCAATTCGTTGCGGGGACATACTGGACACACAAGAAGGGTTTCACAAGCCCGCGAGCCTGATATAGACCAGGAGGAAGTTTTGAAGATCGCATCATTAATTTTACGCGCAGCGGCACTGTCACTGATGTTGACAACTGTGTCGGCTCAGGCGGCCTCTGATGCCACGGTGAAGGAATTGTGGCAACGCGCCGAGCTTGGAGAGTTTTTGTCACCGCTGGAGAAGGCCGAACTTGCTCCGTTTTTGGCGGAGTTTGAACGTCGCGGAACTGAGAGCATAGACGCCATTGGCGGTCCGGACGGGTACGGCTATTACTACGTTGATAATCAGAACGGGGATACGACCAGCTACTCGTGGATTGAATTGCGAGGCGACAATCAGGCGACGTGGGTGGATTTCGAGAATGCGGACGACGGCACGGCGACGATTCCGCTGTCGTTCAACTTCCCATTCTACGGGGTGCACTACCCGACTTTGAACGTCTGCACGAATGGTTTCATCACCTTTGAAGACAATCGCTTTTCGGCATCGAATCAGTGTTTTCCGGCGTCGAGTCTGGGCGGCCCTGCAATAGCGATGTTCTGGGACGATTTGCATCTTCACTTTGGTGAGAATCAGCAAAACGACAACACGGTGGCGTGGCGTGATTTCGGTGATTATGTCGTGATACAGTTTGACGAGGTCGGCCACTACGGATTTCCGACACCGCCGGCGGACAATTTCACCTTTGAGTGCATATTGTATGCGAACGGCAGCATCAAGCTACAGTATCAGGATATGAATTACGCTGTGTACGCGGGCTCGCAGAGCATCGGAATTCAACAGAGCACCAGCGGGACGTCGCTGCAGTACGTCTGCAACAACGGTTCATTAGAGGACGGCAGGGCGGTATGGTTCTATCGCAGCGGTTACGGCGCGATGGGCGGTACCGTGCAGTCGAACGGGACGCCGGTGTATCAGGCGACCGTAATGATAGAGGATGCGGGATTGTATGCCAGCACGGACGGCAACGGCAACTACTATTTCCCGGTGGCGCCGATTGGCACACATACAGTGACGGCGCGCATGTTTGGTTACCAGCCTTACACGGTGGAAAGTGTGGTGGTCAGCACTAATCAGTTGACGACTCGCAATTTCGCATTGACGTCTGTTCCGACGATAGACTTCGCGGCTGAGGACGTAAACATGGCGATTCCCGACCGTGACACGGTGTATGCGGAGTTGAATGTCACGGACAACGTGACGATTTCGACGATGGCCGTGCGGATAGAGAATCTTCAGCACACCTATATCGGCGATATGGTGATGTGGATTGAGAGTCCATGGGGACAGCGGGTGCTTTTGTGTGACCGCAATGGCGGCAGCGGTGACAACATGACGGGCTGCCAGTTTGACGATATGGCAGGTCAGTCGATTGCAACGGGTATTGCTCCGTTCAGCAATCGGTATTGGGCTGAGCAGCCGTTGTCAAGCATGAGCGGGAATCAAAGCCGCGGCATGTGGAAGCTTGTGATGTTTGACGCCGCAAATCAGGATCAGGGAACATTGAATGACTGGTCACTGCATTTTGCGGGCACGCAGGTTCCGGAAGGCCGTGTGTGGGGAGTTGTGAACGACGCGGAGTTCCAGCCGATTCACGGGTGTGAAGTGATGTTTGAGCCGACGGGATTGTCAACGATGACTGCCGCAGATGGTTCATGGGAGCTTTATCTTCCTGTGGGAACGTGGAATCTTGAGCTTAGCGCAGACGGCTACTGCGACCAGACGCTGGCGAACATCGTGGTGGCAAACAACTCGGAGCAGCAAGTTGACACCGAACTTGGCGCGCCGCACGGCACGAGTTCAACGGATTTTCTGAGTCAGCAAGCAGTCGGCGAAGGAGTGTTCACACAGCAGTTCCTGCTTAGCTCGGACGGACAGTGCGGCTGGGAATACACGATTGACGTGATGGCGGGCGATTGGCTGACGGTGTCGCCGATGAGCGGCGTGCTGTGGACGGGACAGTCGGATGAAATCACTGTGACGTTCAACACGAACGGCCTGCAGGGCGGAGTTTACACCGGAGAGATTGAAATCGGCCACAACGGTGTGACGGGACGAATCACGATACCGGTGATATTGGATTTGGCGACCGCTGCCGATCCCGCGCGCAACCTGCCGACGGAGTATGCTCTTCACGGAAACTATCCGAACCCGTTCAACGGACAGACGGATATTGCATTTGACCTGCCTGCTGCAGGCGACGTGAATATAACTGTACACAATCTGCTGGGACAGCAGGTCGCGACGATATTGAATGAAACCCGTTCGGCAGGGTTCCACCGAATCAACTGGAACGCACGCAGCGACCAGGGGATGGAACTCACGACAGGACTATATTTCCTCCGTGTGAATATGGGTGGCCGCGACTATGTCAGTAAGATGATATTGGCTCGCTAACCGCAGGAACATGTGACTACGAACAGCGGGCTGCAGGTCATCACCTGCAGCCCGTTGCTATTTGAATCGGAAGTATTTATCTTTAGTTCACCCACCTACACGAACACGATATGTCAGCAGAACCATTTCTCTATCCCTACACCATCGGCCTGCACGACAGCGACGCGGCGGGCATCATTTTCTCCGCCAATTTGTTCCGGATTTGTCATGAAGCCTACGCGGCGATGATGGACGAGCTTGGTTTCAGTATTGGATACTTGCTGAAGCACCGGCCGTTTGGAGTGCCGCTTGTGCATTTGGACGGGGATTTCATGCAGCCGTCGCGAGTGGGCGACCATGTGACGATTGAGGTGCGGATTGTGGAGCTGAATCGCAGCTCGTACAAAGTGGAATACACACTTCGGACACCTGACGGCACGGCGTGTGCGCGTGCGGCGACCGTGCATGTTGTCGTGGACACGAAGACCTATAAGTCCATCCCGATGCCGGAGAATTTCCGCGCGGCACTGTCGCGGCACTACTTACCCGAATAAGTTTCGCGCGGTGCGATAGTCGGGTTTGCCGTTCGGAAGCAGGGGAAGTTTGAAGGTGACGGAGACTTGCTTGGGGAGTTTGAAGGAGGGGAGATGAGCTTTGAGTTGTTCGCGGACGTGCTCGAGGGTCAGCGGCAAATCGGACTCAATCACTGCGGCGACGGATTGTCCCCACTCGGAGTCTTCAATGCCGACGCAGAGGGCATCCCGGACATCCGGCAGCAAGCGGAGCGCGGACTCGATTTCATCGAGAGCGATGTTTTCACCGCCTGAAACAATGATACGATCAATTCGGCCAAGGACATGCAGACAGCCGAGTTCATCGAGAAAACCGGAATCTTCGGTAAGTATCCAGCCTTCACGAAACGTGAGGGCTGTTTCATTATCGTTCCGGAAGTAAGCGGACGCAGCGCCGGGACTTTGGACGAGAATACGACCGGACGTATTTACTGAAACGGGGTTACCGTTTTCATCAACAATTTTGACTGCAGCGCCGGGGATGGGAGGACCGGCGGTTAGACGCTCAGAGTCATCGCAACCGGGACGCGAGCAGGTGACCATAGAGCCGGCTTCGGTCAACCCATAGGTCGGCAGAACTTGCGGACATTGCCTAATCATGTCCACCGGGACAGGACCGCCGCCGAGGATAATCGCGCGAATTGAGTCGGGCAGAATATCATTTCGCAGCGTCAGCACGCGCCGCAGAGTTGTGGGAACGAGCGACAGAAGCGAGACCGTGTCGAGATTTTTTGCAACGAGCTCGGCCGACGAGTTATCGAGAATACGCACGCCCGCCCCGGCGAGCGCGCAACGAAGGACGATGGCCATTCCTCCGACGTGGAAGAAGGGAAGACAGGCAAGCCATGTGTCATTCTCGGTGAGGTGCACATGCTGATTGACGGCATGAGCATGTCGAGAGAGCAGTTCGGGGGAAAGATGCACGAGCTTTGGCTTACCCTGCGAGCCGGAGGTTGCGATAAAGATACCTGTCGGCGGGGAAATTTGGGCGAAGAGATTATGAATGTCTTCGCGGTCAGCAATTTTCAGGCGAGGGCTCAAGGGAATTATAGAGCACCGGCCTAACGCCGCGGCGAGTATCAGAGCGGCCTGCGAGACGGAGTTTCCGCCGGACAGGAAGTGAACACCTTGCGGTGCTTCGTGCGCGAGTTCGAGAAGCTGCGTCCAGGTGAGCTGCTCGGTCGAGTCTGAGATGAGCGCACGGGAAGATGTCTTGACCAATAAGCTCATCCCAGGAGAGCGGATTTGTACTCGGGACGCAGACCATCGTAGAGTTCGGAGAGCGGCGGTACAACGAGATGCCCGGCTTCGATATGCAGACTGTGAGACAAAGTGTCCTGTTTAAGGAATTGCAGTGTGCCGAGTCCCTGTGCGATTTCCGGCGAGCTCCATTCACTTGCAAGATGTGCAAGGTGCGCGAGTCCGACGCTGCTGTCCATCATGGAAGACAGCACAACGGGAATTTCTTCGTCACGCATCCGTTTCAGCAGAGCACTGCGTTCACGAATAGCGCCCATACGCGCGGGTTTAAGAACAAGCGTTTTGAATCCGGGGACGCCATCAAAGGCGAGAATCTCCTCCTCGGAGAAAGCCTCGTCGCACGCAAAGGGAACACCGACTTCAGATTGCAAGCGTGTCCATTCGCGGAGAGACAGACTGCAGGGGTCTTCAATCCACTCGACCGCTTCACGCGGCAGCGCATCCGCAAATTTTCTGACAGCATCGCTTGTCCAACCGAGATTGGCATCGAGTCGAATCATCAGTTCAGGCAGTTCGAGCGCGATGGTGTTGACCAGATTGATGTCATCTTCAAGTGACTTGACGGCAACTTTCAACTTGACGGTGTCATAGCTTGCAAGCGCGGCATGACGCGCAGCCACGATGATATCTTCATTGGAGCCTCCGGGGAGCAGTTTCGCGATGGGAACGCGGATGTCGCGGTCGTCTTTTTTCTCGAGAGCATACCGCAGACAATCGAGCGCGAACACGGCAGAGGGTGCGGTTTGCACAAGCAGCGACTCGCCGTTCAGAATACGCTCGGCATGTTCAAAGTGTTCGGTACCGAATTCCGGGAGCAGAGAGGATTCCGAGACAATTTTCCGGCCGTTGTGCTCAATGGCGAGCAGAAAGCCACGCCGCATGTGTACGGTGCCGCGAGAGGTGATGAGCGGCTCTTTGAATTCGAGCGCGACGGGAGTGTGACAAATTTCGCTCACAGGACGAGCCCGGCAGAGAGCAGAATTCCGAAGGCGAGCATGTGCCTTGCGGTGTGCGCGAGCGCACGGTTCAGGGAGGGGCCGTCTTCTTTTGACCAGACGGCGCGAAGAGGGGAGACGCACAAAGGAATGGCAAGCAGGGGAAGCAGCACAGCGGCAGTGGAGAGGGAGCCTGACATGAGCAGCAGAATGACGTAAGGAAGGAACAGAGTCGCTGCGAATTCAATTTTTCCAAACGTTCTGCCGAAACGTACCACGGGCGTGCGTTTTCCGGCTTTGCGGTCGGTATGTTCATCCCGCACATTGTTGACAGCGAGCAGTCCGCACGCGAGGATGCCTGGAATCAAACCGAGCAGAAAGGCGGCTGTTTCCCATTCGAGAGTAAAGAGAAATGCCGTTCCCGCGACGGCGAGCACACCGA
This portion of the bacterium genome encodes:
- a CDS encoding carboxypeptidase regulatory-like domain-containing protein, giving the protein MKIASLILRAAALSLMLTTVSAQAASDATVKELWQRAELGEFLSPLEKAELAPFLAEFERRGTESIDAIGGPDGYGYYYVDNQNGDTTSYSWIELRGDNQATWVDFENADDGTATIPLSFNFPFYGVHYPTLNVCTNGFITFEDNRFSASNQCFPASSLGGPAIAMFWDDLHLHFGENQQNDNTVAWRDFGDYVVIQFDEVGHYGFPTPPADNFTFECILYANGSIKLQYQDMNYAVYAGSQSIGIQQSTSGTSLQYVCNNGSLEDGRAVWFYRSGYGAMGGTVQSNGTPVYQATVMIEDAGLYASTDGNGNYYFPVAPIGTHTVTARMFGYQPYTVESVVVSTNQLTTRNFALTSVPTIDFAAEDVNMAIPDRDTVYAELNVTDNVTISTMAVRIENLQHTYIGDMVMWIESPWGQRVLLCDRNGGSGDNMTGCQFDDMAGQSIATGIAPFSNRYWAEQPLSSMSGNQSRGMWKLVMFDAANQDQGTLNDWSLHFAGTQVPEGRVWGVVNDAEFQPIHGCEVMFEPTGLSTMTAADGSWELYLPVGTWNLELSADGYCDQTLANIVVANNSEQQVDTELGAPHGTSSTDFLSQQAVGEGVFTQQFLLSSDGQCGWEYTIDVMAGDWLTVSPMSGVLWTGQSDEITVTFNTNGLQGGVYTGEIEIGHNGVTGRITIPVILDLATAADPARNLPTEYALHGNYPNPFNGQTDIAFDLPAAGDVNITVHNLLGQQVATILNETRSAGFHRINWNARSDQGMELTTGLYFLRVNMGGRDYVSKMILAR
- a CDS encoding glycosyltransferase family 2 protein; the protein is MMAEQTQTKTRYSVSVIIVNYNGGDDVAACLGSVMKSDCSDELEVIVVDNGSSDGSQQRIKREFAEVELIELGENKGFAAGCNAGIGAAHAGTILLLNPDTEVSVSAISRMHSALSEHPHWGIAGARMRDGKGDVYRAARRFPKPRDLSYQATGMARLFSSSKKFNGYLYGERKIEELDEVEQVEGSCLMISAAAREKVGLLDERFFIFFEEVDWCKRVKDAGYEIHVVNDAEVSHKVSTTMGKYYEFTRAVHAQSAMKYFRKHEGEEGYRAIRTVMTKALLLRAVILALPALFGIGNARRRFTGALIERRAYAVGIE
- the menC gene encoding o-succinylbenzoate synthase — translated: MSEICHTPVALEFKEPLITSRGTVHMRRGFLLAIEHNGRKIVSESSLLPEFGTEHFEHAERILNGESLLVQTAPSAVFALDCLRYALEKKDDRDIRVPIAKLLPGGSNEDIIVAARHAALASYDTVKLKVAVKSLEDDINLVNTIALELPELMIRLDANLGWTSDAVRKFADALPREAVEWIEDPCSLSLREWTRLQSEVGVPFACDEAFSEEEILAFDGVPGFKTLVLKPARMGAIRERSALLKRMRDEEIPVVLSSMMDSSVGLAHLAHLASEWSSPEIAQGLGTLQFLKQDTLSHSLHIEAGHLVVPPLSELYDGLRPEYKSALLG
- a CDS encoding acyl-CoA thioesterase, which produces MSAEPFLYPYTIGLHDSDAAGIIFSANLFRICHEAYAAMMDELGFSIGYLLKHRPFGVPLVHLDGDFMQPSRVGDHVTIEVRIVELNRSSYKVEYTLRTPDGTACARAATVHVVVDTKTYKSIPMPENFRAALSRHYLPE
- a CDS encoding CBS domain-containing protein, translated to MKLSEVLFEKGTRVYTAQESDPVLSAVETLVSHNIGALAILDSENNLVGIFSERDILRLVSRNAGQLAKLTVGEFMTRDVVTGHPEQSVDEAMSRMTEKRIRHLPIIQHRKLVGMISIGDLVKARLEETEYHKQQMENLVLGRYPA
- a CDS encoding long-chain fatty acid--CoA ligase; this encodes MVKTSSRALISDSTEQLTWTQLLELAHEAPQGVHFLSGGNSVSQAALILAAALGRCSIIPLSPRLKIADREDIHNLFAQISPPTGIFIATSGSQGKPKLVHLSPELLSRHAHAVNQHVHLTENDTWLACLPFFHVGGMAIVLRCALAGAGVRILDNSSAELVAKNLDTVSLLSLVPTTLRRVLTLRNDILPDSIRAIILGGGPVPVDMIRQCPQVLPTYGLTEAGSMVTCSRPGCDDSERLTAGPPIPGAAVKIVDENGNPVSVNTSGRILVQSPGAASAYFRNDNETALTFREGWILTEDSGFLDELGCLHVLGRIDRIIVSGGENIALDEIESALRLLPDVRDALCVGIEDSEWGQSVAAVIESDLPLTLEHVREQLKAHLPSFKLPKQVSVTFKLPLLPNGKPDYRTARNLFG